Part of the Oerskovia paurometabola genome is shown below.
GGCACTGGTGCTCGGACAGCATCTCCATGACGCGACCCGCCCGCGCGAGGTGCTCGTCGACGTCGGGCCCGAAGAAGTCCGCGTTCCACTGCTTGTCCGTGACCTCGTAGACGGCCTGCAAGCGGTTCGACGCGGTCTCGTCGGGGCCGAAGATCCGGAAGTTGTCCGGGTTGAGGCGCACCACGTCCGTGAGCCACTGGCCCAGGACCCTGGTCGCCTCCGACATGCCCCCACCGGGCGCGCTGACCTCGACCGCGTAGTCGCGGAAGTCGGGCAGGCGCAGGTCCTTGAGCAGCAGGCCGCCGTTGGTGTGCGGGTTGTCGCTCATGCGCAGCGTGCCACGGGGCGCCAGGCGAGCGACGTCCGCGTCGAGACGGCCCTCGTCGTCGAACAGCTCGTGGACGCGGTAGGAGTCAAGCCAGTCCTTGAGGTCCTGCAGGTGCTCGGGGGTGTCGCGCGCGCTCGCGAGCGGCACCTGGTGCGAGCGCCAGGAGTCCTCGGTCTTCTTGCCGTCGATCGTCTTGGGGCCCGTCCACCCCTTGGGGGTGCGGAAGACGATCATGGGCCACGCCGGGCGCTCGTCGTTGCCCGCTGCGGCGTCGGCCTTGATCTGCGCGATGTGGTTGAGCACCTCGTCGAGCAGGACCCCGAAGCGCCGGTGGACCTCGTAGTGGTCCTCGCCGTCGAACCCGCCCGTGAAGAAGTACGGGGTGTGCCCGTAGCCGATCATGAGGTCGCGCAGCTCGTCGTCGCTGATGCGCCCGAGGATCGTGGGGTTCGCGATCTTGTACCCGTTGAGGTGCAGGATCGGCAGCACGACACCGTCGTTGACGGGGTTGACGAACTTGTTCGAGTGCCAGCTCGTGGCCAGGGGGCCGGTCTCGGCCTCGCCGTCGCCCACGACCGCGGCGACCAGGAGGTCCGGGTTGTCGAACGCGGCGCCGTAGGCGTGCGAGAGCGCGTAGCCGAGCTCGCCGCCCTCGTGGATCGACCCCGGGGTCTCCGGGGCGACGTGCGAGGGGATGCCGCCCGGGAACGAGAACTGGCGGAACAACCGGCGCAGGCCCTCGGTGTCCTGGGTGATGTCCGAGTAGACCTCCGAGTACGTGCCCTCGAGGTACGAGTTCGCGACCAGGCCGGGCCCACCGTGACCGGGGCCCGTGACGTAGATCGTCGACTGCTCACGCTCGACGATCGCGCGGTTCAGGTGCGCGTACAGGAAGTTCAGGCCCGGCGTCGTGCCCCAGTGGCCGAGGAGGCGCGGCTTGACGTCGTCGCGGGTGAGGGGCTCGCGCAGCAGCGGGTTCGCGAGCAGGTAGATCTGGCCCACCGACAGGTAGTTGGCGGCCCGCCACCACCCGTCGACGCGCGCGAGCGTCTCCTCGGAGAGGGGGGCGACCTCGGCGGATCGCCAAGGGGTTCCTTCTGTCGGACGCGAGGTGGTCGTAGTCATCGCACGCTCCAGCTGTACCGGGGAATGGTGGCACCTTCATACAACCTCATCCATGGGGGCAACGCATGGTTTCGACGGCCCCACGGGATGTGAGGTGCGTCTGTCGGGGAAGAAAAGGACGAAGGTCCCGACCGGCTCGTCGAGAGGTCCCGGGACGGGCGATCTTGCCCGGGACAGTGGTCTGGGTCACGTCGGGGGTCGGGGATTCTCTCGGGCCACCCCCGCGCGGCTACCGTGGAGTCGTGTCCGACCAGGCCCCCTCTCGCCCCGGCTTCTGGGCTGTCGCCCGCCGCCCCCGCATGATCGGCTTCCTGCTGCTCTTTCTCCTCGCGGCGGCCGTGTGCGGTCGTCTCGGGGTGTGGCAGCTCGACCGTGCCTACCAGCGGGCCGAGCTCGCCGAGCAGCACGAGATCGCCGAGGCCGAGGCCGCCGGACCCGAAGGCCTCGGCGTGCTGCTCCCTCCGCAGTCGACCTTCCCGGGCGAGCTCGTGGGACGCCAGGCCTGGGTCGAGGGCGAGTACGAGCCCGAGGGGCAGCTCCTCGTCGCGGGGCGCGCGCTCGACGGGCGCACGGGCTACCTGGTCCTGACGCCGCTGCGCGTGAGCGACGACGGCACGGGCGGCGAGTCCTGGGCCGGCCTGTCCGGCCCGCCCGTGGTCCCGGTCGTCCGGGGCTGGGTCCCGACGGCGGACGCCGAGGACGACGTGGCCCTCGCCGTACCCTCGGGCGAGGTGCGGGTCACCGCGTACCTCCAGGCCTCGGAGGCCGCCGGGACCGGCGGCCTGCCCGAGGGGCAGACGGACTCGATCTCCTCGGCGGCGCTCGCCAACGAGTGGGGCAACCCCATCTACGGCGGCTACCTGGTGCTCATGGAGTCCGACCCGGCCCAGCTCGCCGCGGCCGACGGCGGCCCGCACCTGCTGCCCCGTCCGACCATCGAGGGGGGCAACGGGGTCAACGTCCAGAACGCCTTCTACGCGCTCCAGTGGTGGATCTTCGGCGCGTTCGCGGTCGCCCTGTGGGTGCGGCTCGTGCGCGACGAGGCCGCGGGCGGGCGCAAGCGCTCCGACGGGGTCGGGGGCGGGATCGCGGGGCTGCCCGACCTGCCGCAGGACTCCGTCAGCCGTCCGACGGCGTGAGGTCGAGCAGCATCTCGACCGTGCCCGCGTCCTCGACCTGGACGAAGCCGAGGTTCGGCGCCGCGACGTCGTAGTCGGAGAAGGTGACGGGGATCGACCCGCTGACCTGCGCCCCGTCGCCTGTGGTCCGGGCGTCGAGGGTCGCCGTGACGTCGTGCGAGACACCCTTGATCGTCAGCGTGCCGGTGGCCTGCACGGTGGCCGTCCCGCTCGCGAGGCTCGAGAGGTCGACGGGGGCGGTGAGGACGAAGGTCACGGTCGGGTGCTCGCCGGTGTCGAGGATGCGCAGGAACTGCCGGTCGCGTCCAGAGTCGTCGGTCTCGATCGTCGTCATGTCGACCTCGATGCTCGCCGCGGTGAGGATGCCGCCCTCGACCGTGACCTCGCCGCGGACGTCGCTCGTGCGGCCGACCACGGTCACGTCCTGCCCAGAGAGCACCTCGTCGACGCGGTAGCCCGCCTGGGAGTCGGTGTCCACGGCGTAGACGCCGTCCTGGACGCCGTCGACGGACGAGCCTGCGGCGTCGGCGCTCCCGCCGGCCGTGGCGTCGTCGGTGGCCGTCGCCGAGCCGACCGACAGGGGAGCGGCCTCCGTGCCGGCCTGCGAGCGGGCGTAGACCCACGTGCCGCCCAGCAGCAGGAGCGCGCACAGCGTCGCGATCCCGACGGTCAGCGCGATCGTCTTCTTCATGGCCCCTCGCATCCTCGTTGAACGTTCAACCAATCGTGAGGGCTCTTGCTGGGGAATGCCTGGAAGCAGGGCGTGGTGCCTGCTGTGCACCCGAACGTGCGCCGAGGACCTCGTCGTCCCGTCAGGTCGTCGGGCGGCGCCGGGACATGTCGGACTGGCGAGAGCGTACCGGCAGGTCAGAGCGTCGCAGGACGGCGTTCAGGGCGTGGCCGGACACCGGCCACGCCCTGAACGGTCCCGCGAGGGGAACGGGCTCACTCCTGCTGCCAGGAGCTCCACAGTCGCGCGTAGTCGCCACCCGCGGCGACGAGCTCGTCGTGCGGACCGATCTCGGTGATGCGCCCCCCGTCGACGACCGCGACCCGGTCGGCGTCGTGCGCAGTGTGCAGGCGGTGCGCGATCGCGACCACCGTCCGTCCTTCGAGGACGGCGTTGAGCGAGCGCTCGAGGTGCCGGGCCGCTCGCGGGTCCAGCAGCGACGTCGCCTCGTCGAGGATCAAGGTGTGCGGGTCGAGCAGCACGAGGCGCGCGAGCGCGACCTGCTGCGCCTGCGCGGGCGTGAGCACGTGACCGCCCGAGCCGACCTCGGTCGCGAGCCCCTCGGGGAGCGTCTCGACCCAGCCACGCGCGTCGACCGCAGCAAGGGCCCCGAGCAGCGCGTCGTCGTCCGCGTGCTCGTCGGCCAGCCGCAGGTTGTCCGCGAGCGACCCGACGAACACGTGGTGCTCCTGCGTGACGAGGGCGACGTGACGGCGCAGGTCGTCGAGCGGGAGGTCGACCAGCTCGACGCCGCCGACCGTGACCGAGCCGCCCGTGGGCGGGTGGATGCCCGCGAGCATGCGCCCGAGCGTCGACTTGCCCGCGCCGGACGGACCGACGACCGCCAGGCGCTCGCCGACCGCGAGGTCGAGGTCGATCCCGTGCAGCACGTTGTGCCCCTCGCGGTACGCGTACTCGACGTCCCGTGCCACGACGTGCTCGTCCGTGGGCACCTCGTCCCCGGCCTCGCGGTCGCTGTCGACGAGCTTGACGCCCACGATGCGCGCGAGCGAGGTCGCGGCGACCTGGATCTCGTCGAGCCAGAAGATGAGCTCCCAGACGGGCCCGGCGAGCTGGAACGCGTACATCGCGATGGTCGTCACCGCGCCGATCGTCGCGTGCCCCGTCGAGAGCAGGTAGCCGCCCCACACGATCACTGCGACGGGCGCGAGCACGAACGTGAAGTCGACCGCGGGGAACAGGACCGTGCGCAGGTTCAGCGTGTACTTCTCGGCCGCGAAGGCCTCGCGCAGGTCAGCCTCGACCCTGGCCCTGCGACGCGCGCCCAGGCGCAGGGCGTCGACGGTGCGGGCGCCCTCGACCGACTCGGTGATGGTGCCGTTGAGCGCCGCGTACGCCGCGGACTCGCGCTGGTAGCCGGGCGAGGCGCGCCGAAGGTACCAGCGGGAGACCACGACCATGAGCGGGACGCCCAGGAACAACGACACGGCCACGAGCGGCGAGGTGAGCATGCTCGCCACGACCGTGAGCAGGATCGTGACGACCGCGACGATGAGGCGCGGGACGCCGAACCGCACGGCGTGCTGGATACGGTTGACGTCGTTGGTCGTGCGCGCGACCAGGTCTCCCGTGCCGGCGCGCTCGACGGTCGACAACGGCAGCGTCGTGACGGTCTCCAGGAAGTCCTCGCGGAGCTCGGCGAAGACCGTCTCCCCGAAGATCATCGAGGACTTCTGGGCGTAGCGGATGAGCACGGCCTGGACGAGGACCGCGCCCACGCCGATCGCGATGACCTGGTTGACGTAGGCCGACGTAGTGCCCTGGGCGACCGCGTCGACGAGGCGGCCCAGGATCCACGGGCCCGCAAGCCCGGCGATCGCCGCGACGGTGTGCAGGACCGCGAGGCCGATGAGCGGCCTGCGGTGCTCGCGGACCAGGTAGGCGGTGTGCTGGCGGACCTGGGAGGCGTCCGCGACGGGGAGCTTCATGACACGCCCTTCGAGGCGTCGGTGAGCTCGGCGGAGCCCATGGGCAGGTGGTCGTCCTCGGGGACTGCGGGCGTCTCGTCCATCGAGCGCCCGACGACGGCGCGGTAGCGCGAGGCCTCCGCGCCCTGGTGGGCGTCGTGCGGGCGGTGCAGGAGCTCACGGTGCGTGCCGTGCGTGACGACGCGGCCGTCCTCGACGAACAGGACGTCGTCGACGTGGTCGAGCACGAGCGGGCTCGCGGTCACGATGAGCGTGGTGCGCCCGCGCCGGACCTCGGCGAGGCGTTCGGCGATGCGGGCCTCGGTGTGGGCGTCGACCGCGCTCGTGGGCTCGACGAGCACCAGGATCTCGGGGTCGGTGAGGATCGCGCGGGCCAGGGCGACGCGCTGGCGCTGGCCGCCGGACAACGAGCGGCCCTTCTCCGGGAGCTCGCCCGCGAGGCCGTCGGGCACCGAGTCCAGGACGTCGTGCGCGTCGGCGATCATGACGGCCCGCAGGAGCTCGGCCTCGAGGCTCCCGCCGCGCACGTCGATCTCCTCGCCGAGCACGCCCGAGAACAGGTGGGGCGTGGCCTCGGCGACGACGATGCGCTCGCGCACCACGTCCTTGTCGAGGTCGGAGAGCCGGATCCCGCCCAGGTGCACGGGCGTGCCCGCCTCCGCGACGTCGTCGAACCGGCCCATGCGCGTGGCGATGCGCGCCGACTCGTCCGGGTCCACGCTCACGAGCGCGACGACGCGGCCGGGCGTGAGCTCGACACCGCTCGCGTCGTCGACCAGGGCCGCCCCGGCGGGCGGCGCGGACGCCGTGCCGGGGGTTGCACCCGTCGCGGGGACGACCGAGAGCACCTTGACGAGCTTCTTCGCGGCCACGTGGGCGCGCGTGGTGATCTGGAGCGTCTGGGTCGCGATCTGCAGCGGCCACGACAGGAACGCGGCGTACCCGTAGAACGCGACGAGCTGCCCCGGGCTGATGTCCCCGGCCACGGCCGCGTGCGCGCCCAGGTACAGGACCAGGGCGACGAACAGGCCCGGCAGCAGGACCTGGAGCCCGTCGAGGTAGGACTGCGTGGTCGCGACGCGCACGCCCGTCTCGCGGACGGCCTGGGACTGGGTGCGGTAGCGGTCCGTGAAGACCCTCTCGCCGCCGATGCCGCGCAGGATGCGCAGGCCCGAGACGGTGTCCGCGCCCAGGGTGGTCAGCCGGCCCGACGCCTCGCGCTGCGCGGCCTGGCGCTGCTGGAGGGGCTTGACGAGGAACGCGAGGATGCCCGCGACGACCGGCAGCCCGAGGACCACGACGAGGCCCAGCTGGAGCGAGGTGCTCAGCATGATCCCGGCGACCACGGCGTACGCCATGAGGGAGCCCGCGAAGCGCGCGGCGATCGCGTAGACCTCGCCCACGCGCAGCGCGTCCGACGCGACCGCCGAGACGACTTCTCCCGTGGGGAGCTCGTCCGTGATGGTGTGCCCCGAGCGCGCCACGGTGTCGCCCACGAGCTGCGAGGTGGTGAAGGCCGAGCGCAGCCAGTTCTCGATGTCGAAGCGGTGCCCGAGAGCGGCCGCGCCCACCTGCACCAGGCCGATGCCCAGCATGACCGCGGCCCAGCCGAGAAGGACCGCGCCGAAGCCCTCGTCGAGACCCTCGTCGAGCGCGCGACCGAGCACGTAGGGCATGACGGCCTGGCACACGAACGTGACCATGCCGAGCAGGACGGCGGCCAGGAGGATCCCCCACTGGCGGCGCGCGAGCCACCACAGGAAGGCACCGGGGCCGGTGAGCGGAGGGGTGCCAGGGTCGGGGAGGGGGAGGGGGCGCACGGTCATTAACATTAGGTGTGGCCACCGACACCGGGCCACGGATTTTCGCTCAGCGTAAGGAAACCTTCCCATGACCACGCCCGACCCCGCCGGCTCGCAGAAGACCTCCGACGCCGTGGCGGACGCCCCGTCGCAGGAGGTCGTGGACCGCGCCGTCCGCAAGGCCCGCGGCGCGCTCCAGCGCTACCGCGTGATGGCCCTCATCACCGGTGTGATGCTCCTGATCCTGTGCGTCGAGATGATCGTCAAGTACGGCGTCGGCCAGTTCGTCGACGTCGACGGCGTGATGCGCTTCGTGGGCTGGATCCCGTTCGCGCACGGCTGGGTCTACGTGGTCTACCTCGTGACGGTCCTGGACCTGTGGTCCAAGATGCGCTGGAGCTGGGGACGACTCGCGACCATGGTCTTCGCGGGCGTCGTGCCCGTCATGTCCTTCATCCTCGAGAAGAAGGTCCACCGCGAGGCCGAGGCCAAGCTCGACGCCCTCGTGGAGCAGTACGCGCGATGACGTCGCTGCCGCCGCTGGTCGCCCCCTCGGTCGAGCCCCTGTCTACGCAGGAGCTGGCCCGCTACTCGCGGCACCTGGCCCTGCCGGGGATCGGGGTCGAGGGTCAGCAGCGCCTGCGGGCCGCGCGCGTCCTGGTCGTGGGCGCGGGCGGGCTGGGCAGCCCCGCGCTGCTCTACCTCGCGGCGGCCGGCGTCGGGACGATCGGCATCGTCGACGACGACCGCGTCGAGGTCTCCAACCTCCAGCGCCAGGTCATCCACGGCGGCTCGGACGTGGGGCGACCCAAGGTCGTCTCGGCGCGGGACGCCCTCGCGGAGGTCAACCCGCACGTGAGCGTCCGCCTGCACGAGCAGCGCCTCGACGCGACCAACGTCCTCGACGTCCTGGCGGGCTACGACGTCGTCCTCGACGGGACCGACAACTTCGCGACCCGCTACCTCGTGGGCGACGCCGCCGAGATCGCGGGCATCCCCTGCGTGTGGGGCTCGATCTTCCGCTTCCAGGGCCAGGTCAGCGTCTTCTGGTCGGCGCCTCCGGTCGGGGAGGGCGTCGTCTACCGTGACGTCTTCCCCGAGCCGCCGCCGCCCGGCACGGTGCCCGACTGCGCGACGGGCGGCGTCCTGGGTGCCATGTGCGGGACGGTCGGCTCGGTCATGGCGACCGAGGCGATCAAGCTGATCACGGGGGCCGGCCGCACGCTCCTGGGCCGTCTCGCGGTCTACGACTCGCTCGAGCTCACGTGGCGCCACCTCACGATCCGGGCCGACCCGGCCCGCGTCCCGGTGACGGGGCTCCTGGCGGGGGACCACGCGTACGAGGCGTTCTGCGGGTTCGCCCCGGTAGGCGACGTGGGCTCGGTCCAGGTCCCGTCGGGTGTCTCGTCCGGCGCGGACCTCTTCTCCGGCCCGACGGCGGACGGCCGCCTCGCGGTCGACCTCGCCCGGGTGCCGGGCAGGACGGGGCCGACGCCCACGAGCCTGACCCCTCGCGAGCTCGCCGACCGCCTCGCGGACCCCGACGACGCCCTGCTGCTGCTCGACGTGCGCGAGGACTGGGAGACGCAGATCCTCTCGCTCGACGGCGCCCGCGTGGTGCCCAGCGGGGTCTACGCGGGGCCCGGGGCGGCCGCGGCGCTCGCGGACCTGCCGCGCGACCGGACGGTCGCGGTGCTGTGCAAGGTCGGAGGCCGGTCCGAGCGGGTCGCGAGCCTCGCGCGGGCCGCGGGCGTGGACGCGCGCAACGTCGAGGGCGGGGTCCTGGCCTGGGTGCGGGACGTCGAGCCGGGCCGCCCGACCTACTGATTCCTCGCTCTCCTCGCTCTCCTCGCTGTCGGCGAGGTAGAACGTTCTGCTCGAGGTAGAACCCGGTGCGTTCTACCTCGAGCAGGACGTTCTACCTCAGCGGGAGTGCTCCGGCACTGCGCCGGGTCAGAGCGCCAGGTCGAGGTTGCCGGCGCCCAGCAGGCCGGACCCCGTGAGCCCGGCCCGGCCCACCATGCCGTCGACGGGCGAGCTCGCGAGGGCCTGCTCGCGGCGCGGGATGCGGCCCGCGAGCGCCGCGAGCCGTCCGGCCTCGACCGCGAGCCGCATGGCCGTGGCCATCCGCACCGGGTCGGCGGCGCGGGTGACCGCCGTTGCCAGGAGAACCCCGTCGCACCCGAGCTCGAGGGCGTGCGCGGCCTCCGACGCGGTCCCGATCCCCGCGTCCAGGATCACGGGCACGCGGGCCGCCGACGCGATGGCTGCGATGTTGCGCGGGTTGAGGATGCCCAGCCCCGACCCGATGGGCGCGCCCAGCGGCATGACGGCCGCGCAGCCCACGTCCTCGAGGCGGCGCGCGAGGATCGGGTCGTCGTTGGTGTAGGGCAGGACGGTGAAGCCGTCGCGGACCAGGGTCTCGGCGGCCTGGACGAGCCCGATCGGGTCGGGCAGCAGCGTCACGTCGTCGGCGATCACCTCGAGCTTGACCCAGTCGGTGCCGCAGGCCTCGCGGGCCAGGTGGGCCGTGAGGACGGCCTCCTTGGCCGAGAAGCAGCCCGCGGTGTTGGGCAGGGCGCGGATGCCGAGGCGGTCGAGCAGGCCCCAGATGCCGGTCTCGCCCGCACCCCCGTCGCCGCCCGCGCCACCCGACGGACGCACCCGCGCGACGCGGCGCATCGCGACGGTCGTGAGCGCGGTGCCGGACGCGACGAGCGCCTCCTCGAGCGTGAGCAGGTTCGCGGCGCCGCCCGTGCCCATGACGAGGCGCGAGCCGAGCGGCACGCCCGCGACGACGAGAGAGTCGTCGGCCGCGCGGTCCTGCGGGTCCTCAACCACCCTGCACCGCCGTGACGACCTCGACACGGTCGCCGTCGCGCAGGGTCGTGGACGCCCACGTGCTGCGGGGGAGCACGGCGTCGTCGATCGCGACCGCGACGCCCCGGGGGACGTCGCCCGTGTCCCCGAGGAGCTCGGGCAGCAACGCGGCGACGAGGGCGGTGACGGTCGTGGGCACGGCGAGTCGATAGGGCTCGCCGTTGACGAGCGCGGTGCCGGTCATGTGGTCCTCCGGGGGGTGGGCGTGGGGGAAGGGGCGGACGCGGGGGAGAAGCGCAGGGGGTCGATCGCCGCGACCGCGGGCGGCAGCGGCTGGCCGGTCAGGACCGCGTCGATCGCTGCGCCCGTGACCGGGGCGAGCAGCACGCCGTTGCGGTAGTGGCCCGTCGCGAGGACCAGGCCGGGCACGCTCGTGGCTCCCAGGAGCGGCAGGTTGTCGGGGGTGCCCGGGCGCACGCGCGGCGTGACCTCGACGAGGGCCAGCTCGTCGAGCGCGGGGAGCAGCGCGCGGGCGTCCCGCAGGAGCGCGAAGACGCCGCCCACGGTCGCGCGCCGGTCGTCGGGGTGCTCCTCGCTCGTCGCGCCGACGACGACCTCGCGGTGCCCGTCGGGTCCGGGCGTACGCGGTACGACGTACACCGGACGTCCCTGCACGACGCCGCGCACCACGTGGTCGAGCGTGAACCAGGGCGGGGCGTCGAGCCGGAGCGTCTGCCCCTTCACCGGACGGGTCGGGGCCGTGACCTCGGGGACGTCCGCGAGCAGGTCCCCCGAGTCCGCGCCCGCCGCGAGGACCACGGTCCCCGCCCGGTGCTCGTGGCCCGCGTCGTCGAGAGCCCCGGTCACGGGGGCGCCCGGTCCTGGCGAGCGCAGGAGCCGGACGGCCCGGCGGTGCACGACGGCGGCGCGCGGGTCCCGTGCGAGGGCCGCGGTCAGGGCGCCGTGCACCGCCCGCGGGTCGACCTGGTGGTCTCCCGGCGCCCAGAACGCGCCCGCGACGCGCTGCCCGACGAGCGGCTCGCGCTCCCGGGCGGCCGCGACCGTGATCTCGGTCGAGTCGAGCCCCCACGCCTCCTGCAGCGCACGCACGCGCCGCCCGAGGGCCAGGTCGTCCCCGTCGTAGGCCAGCGTGAGCGTGCCCGTGGCCCGCAGCCCCACGTCGAGCCCCGAGTCGGCCTCGAGCTCGGCCGCGAACGCGGGCCACCGCGCGGCGGAGTCGGCGCCCAGGCGCAGCGCGGCCTCCTCGCCGAAGTCGGCCTCGGTCACCGGGGCGAGCATCCCGGCCGCCGCGTGGGTCGCGCCGTCGCCCGGCGCCGGGTCCAGGACGGTCACGCGCAGACCTGCACGCGAGGCCCGCCACGCCGCGGTGAGCCCCACGATGCCGCCGCCCACGACGAGGACGTCCGTGGCGCCGTCGGGCACGGGCGGGCGCGCGGGCAGGGCAGGTTGGTCGGTGGACAGGGCTGCGCTCATGCGCTCGCTCCCTTCGCTGGCATGACCCAGATCAGGTTCGACGGTCGGCTCTCGCCCTCTCAGCCCCGAACGGGGCTCCCGTGCTTCGCGGCCACCCTACAACGCACGCCGACCACGCCCGGGGCGTGCCCACGGGCTGCGCCCCGACCGCGCCCCCGACGAGCCGTGCCTATCCTGGGCGCCGTGACCACCGCTCCGACCGGCGACGCCGAGGCCCGACAGCACACCGCCCCCCGCGAGGGCACCGTCGAGCGGCTGCGCGCCGCCCGGCTGTACCTGTGCACCGACGCGCGCGAGGAGCGCGGCGACCTCGAGGACTTCCTGCACGCGGCGCTCGCGGGCGGGGTCGACGTGGTCCAGCTCCGGGACAAGACGCTCGACGTCGCGCGCGAGCTCGAGCTCCAGGAGACGGTCGCGCGCGTCGCGACCGAGCACGGGGCGCTGTGGGCCGTCAACGACCGGGCCGACGTCGCGCTGCTGACCGGGGCCCCCGTCGTGCACATGGGTCAGGGCGACCTGCCCGTGCCCGCGGTCCGGACGCTCCTCGGTGCGGGCCCGCTCCTGGGCCGCTCGACGCACTCGCTCACCCAGGCCGCAGCCGCCGAGGCCAACCCCGACGTCGACTACTTCTGCGTCGGCCCCCTCTGGGCCACGCCCACGAAGCCGGGGCGCGACGCCGTCGGGCTCGACCTGCTGCGACAGGTCGCGGCGACGGCGCCGACCACGCCGTGGTTCGCGATCGGGGGTGTCGACGCCGACAGGCTCGACCAGGTGCTGGACGCGGGCGCCGAGCGCATCGTCGTGGTCCGCGCGATCACGGGTGCGGCCGATCCCGAGCGGGCCGCGCGCGAGCTGCGCGAGCGGCTGCCCGCCTGACGCGCGCAGTGATCCCCGTCGCACGTGCTGGACCGATGCCGGGGATCGGCCTCGGGCCAACTATCCTGGGCTGGTGACACCCACCCCCTCAGCCCCCCGGCCCGTATTGGTCGTCGACTTCGGCGCACAGTACGCCCAGCTGATCGCGCGTCGCGTGCGTGAGGCCAAGGTGTACTCGGAGATCGTCCCTCACACCTTCACCGTCGAGCAGATGCTCGCCAAGGACCCGGCAGCGATCATCCTGTCCGGCGGTCCGTCGTCCGTGTACGCGCAGGGCGCGCCCTTCGTGGACCCCGCGCTGTTCGAGGCCGGCGTGCCCGTCCTCGGCATCTGCTACGGCTTCCAGGCCATGGCCAAGGCGCTCGGCGGGACGGTCGCGCAGACCGGGCTCAGCGAGTACGGCGGGACGTCGGTCGACGTCTGCCAGGCCGGTGCGCTGCTCTCGGGCTCGCCCGACCAGCAGACCGCCTGGATGAGCCACGGCGACGCCGTGCACGCGGCCCCCGAGGGCTTCGAGGTCCTCGCGACCTCGGCGGGCTCGCCGGTCGCGGCCTTCGAGAACACCGAGCGTCGCCTGTACGGCGTGCAGTGGCACCCCGAGGTCAAGCACTCCCCGCTGGGCCAGAAGGCCCTCGAGAACTTCCTGTACCAGGGCGCCGGCCTCGCCGGTGACTGGACCCCGGGCAACGTCATCGCCGACCAGATCGCACTCATCCGCGAGCAGGTCGGGGACGCACGCGTCATCTGCGGCCTGTCCGGCGGCGTCGACTCCTCGGTCGCCGCGGCCCTCGTCCAGCAGGCCGTGGGCGACCAGCTCACGTGCGTGTTCGTCGACCACGGCCTGCTGCGCGCGGGCGAGGTCGAGCAGGTCGAGCGCGACTTCGTCGCGGCCACGGGCGTCAAGCTCGTCGTCATGGACGAGAAGCAGCGCTTCCTCTCGGCGCTCGCGGGCCACTCGGACCCCGAGACCAAGCGCAAGATCATCGGCCGCGAGTTCATCCGCGCGTTCGAGCAGGCGGCGCGCGACATCGTCGCGGACGCGGGCGAGCACGGTGGTGAGGTCAAGTTCCTCGTCCAAGGCACCCTGTACCCGGACGTCGTCGAGTCCGGCGGCGGCGAGGGCACCGCGAACATCAAGAGCCACCACAACGTGGGCGGCCTGCCCGACGACCTGCAGTTCTCGCTCGTCGAGCCGCTGCGGGCCCTGTTCAAGGACGAGGTGCGCGCCGTGGGCCGCGAGCTCGGCGTGCCCGAGGTCATCGTTGCCCGTCAGCCGTTCCCCGGCCCCGGTCTCGGCATCCGCATCGTCGGCGAGGTCACGGCCGAGCGCCTGGAGATCCTGCGCGCGGCCGACGCGATCGCGCGCGAGGAGCTCACGAAGGCCGGCCTGGACGACGAGATCTGGCAGTGCCCCGTCGTGCTCCTGGCCGACGTCCGCTCGGTCGGCGTCCAGGGCGACGGCCGCACCTACGGCCACCCGATCGT
Proteins encoded:
- a CDS encoding YceI family protein; amino-acid sequence: MKKTIALTVGIATLCALLLLGGTWVYARSQAGTEAAPLSVGSATATDDATAGGSADAAGSSVDGVQDGVYAVDTDSQAGYRVDEVLSGQDVTVVGRTSDVRGEVTVEGGILTAASIEVDMTTIETDDSGRDRQFLRILDTGEHPTVTFVLTAPVDLSSLASGTATVQATGTLTIKGVSHDVTATLDARTTGDGAQVSGSIPVTFSDYDVAAPNLGFVQVEDAGTVEMLLDLTPSDG
- a CDS encoding SURF1 family protein, with product MSDQAPSRPGFWAVARRPRMIGFLLLFLLAAAVCGRLGVWQLDRAYQRAELAEQHEIAEAEAAGPEGLGVLLPPQSTFPGELVGRQAWVEGEYEPEGQLLVAGRALDGRTGYLVLTPLRVSDDGTGGESWAGLSGPPVVPVVRGWVPTADAEDDVALAVPSGEVRVTAYLQASEAAGTGGLPEGQTDSISSAALANEWGNPIYGGYLVLMESDPAQLAAADGGPHLLPRPTIEGGNGVNVQNAFYALQWWIFGAFAVALWVRLVRDEAAGGRKRSDGVGGGIAGLPDLPQDSVSRPTA
- a CDS encoding ABC transporter ATP-binding protein — protein: MKLPVADASQVRQHTAYLVREHRRPLIGLAVLHTVAAIAGLAGPWILGRLVDAVAQGTTSAYVNQVIAIGVGAVLVQAVLIRYAQKSSMIFGETVFAELREDFLETVTTLPLSTVERAGTGDLVARTTNDVNRIQHAVRFGVPRLIVAVVTILLTVVASMLTSPLVAVSLFLGVPLMVVVSRWYLRRASPGYQRESAAYAALNGTITESVEGARTVDALRLGARRRARVEADLREAFAAEKYTLNLRTVLFPAVDFTFVLAPVAVIVWGGYLLSTGHATIGAVTTIAMYAFQLAGPVWELIFWLDEIQVAATSLARIVGVKLVDSDREAGDEVPTDEHVVARDVEYAYREGHNVLHGIDLDLAVGERLAVVGPSGAGKSTLGRMLAGIHPPTGGSVTVGGVELVDLPLDDLRRHVALVTQEHHVFVGSLADNLRLADEHADDDALLGALAAVDARGWVETLPEGLATEVGSGGHVLTPAQAQQVALARLVLLDPHTLILDEATSLLDPRAARHLERSLNAVLEGRTVVAIAHRLHTAHDADRVAVVDGGRITEIGPHDELVAAGGDYARLWSSWQQE
- a CDS encoding phosphoketolase family protein, which translates into the protein MTTTTSRPTEGTPWRSAEVAPLSEETLARVDGWWRAANYLSVGQIYLLANPLLREPLTRDDVKPRLLGHWGTTPGLNFLYAHLNRAIVEREQSTIYVTGPGHGGPGLVANSYLEGTYSEVYSDITQDTEGLRRLFRQFSFPGGIPSHVAPETPGSIHEGGELGYALSHAYGAAFDNPDLLVAAVVGDGEAETGPLATSWHSNKFVNPVNDGVVLPILHLNGYKIANPTILGRISDDELRDLMIGYGHTPYFFTGGFDGEDHYEVHRRFGVLLDEVLNHIAQIKADAAAGNDERPAWPMIVFRTPKGWTGPKTIDGKKTEDSWRSHQVPLASARDTPEHLQDLKDWLDSYRVHELFDDEGRLDADVARLAPRGTLRMSDNPHTNGGLLLKDLRLPDFRDYAVEVSAPGGGMSEATRVLGQWLTDVVRLNPDNFRIFGPDETASNRLQAVYEVTDKQWNADFFGPDVDEHLARAGRVMEMLSEHQCQGWLEGYLLTGRHGLFSCYEAFIHIIDSMFNQHAKWLKITNDIPWRRPIASLNYLLSSHVWRQDHNGFSHQDPGFIDHVVNKKAEIVRVYLPPDANTLLSTYDHVLRSRQYVNVVVAGKQPAPNFLTMDQAVAHCTRGLGIWEWAGSEVPGEDPDVVLGCAGDVPTLETLAAADLLRQHLPDLKVRVVNVVDLMRLQDEKEHPHGLSDRDFDTLFTTDKPVVFAYHGYPWLIHRLTYRRNGHDNIHVRGYKEEGTTTTPFDMVMLNDLDRFHLVIDVIDRVPSLRSKAAGLRQKMVDARLEARQYTREHGEDIPSVRDWVWPDAGDTATEGSGPSYDAAAATGGDNE